A single window of Coffea eugenioides isolate CCC68of chromosome 7, Ceug_1.0, whole genome shotgun sequence DNA harbors:
- the LOC113777120 gene encoding uncharacterized protein LOC113777120, translating into MSTSGVAASILPRGRTAHSRFKILLNDDEAKTCNISKLNSIAQLIKDAKLIIWDEAMMAKRKAIERFDQLLQDIMSNKQVFGGKTVIFGGDFRQTLPGMKSVILVSTTLESSGHIQNEDFLHTLMPKGLSPHQLKLKKNCLVMLLRNINPIEGLSNGTRLICKEFGNNVIQAEIAFWLKFEIHLFDGTTIITALISDKHASTVVNMPADEVILIEQQFNL; encoded by the exons ATGTCAACTTCAGGAGTAGCTGCGTCTATATTGCCTAGAGGAAGGACTGCTCATTCACGCTTCAAGATTCTCCTTAATGATGATGAAGCAAAAACCTGCAATATTAGTAAGCTGAACAGCATTGCACAACTTATTAAGGATGCTAAATTGATCATTTGGGATGAAGCAATGATGGCTAAAAGAAAGGCAATAGAAAGATTTGATCAGTTGCTACAAGATATAATGAGCAACAAACAAGTATTTGGTGGCAAAACAGTCATTTTTGGAGGCGACTTCCGTCAAACGCTGCCT GGGATGAAAAGTGTTATCTTGGTTTCGACTACTTTGGAATCATCTGGTCACattcaaaatgaagatttccTGCATACATTAATGCCGAAAGGTCTCTCGCCTCATCAGTTGAAACTGAAAAAGAATTGCCTGGTCATGCTTCTCAGAAATATAAATCCTATAGAGGGCCTTTCGAATGGAACTCGCTTAATTTGCAAGGAGTTTGGTAACAATGTTATTCAAGCAGAGATAGCATTTTG GCTCAAATTTGAGATTCATCTTTTCGATGGAACTACTATCATAACTGCCTTAATTAGTGATAAACATGCAAGTACTGTTGTAAATATGCCAGCTGATGAAGTCATCTTAATAGAACAACAA TTTAACTTGTGA
- the LOC113777818 gene encoding splicing factor 3B subunit 6-like protein, protein MATISLRKGNTRLPPEVNRVLYVRNLPFNITSEEMYDIFGKYGAIRQIRIGTNKDTRGTAFVVYEDIYDAKTAVDHLSGFNVANRYLIVLYYQQAKMSKKFDQKKKEEEITKLQEKYGVGLAAKDK, encoded by the coding sequence ATGGCGACAATCAGCTTAAGGAAGGGCAACACAAGGCTTCCACCGGAGGTGAACAGAGTTCTCTACGTCCGAAACCTTCCGTTCAACATCACCAGCGAGGAAATGTACGATATATTCGGGAAATACGGCGCCATCCGGCAGATTCGAATCGGCACGAACAAGGATACTCGCGGCACCGCCTTCGTTGTCTATGAAGATATCTATGATGCTAAAACCGCCGTCGACCACTTGTCTGGCTTCAATGTCGCCAACAGATACCTCATCGTTCTCTACTACCAGCAAGCTAAGATGAGCAAGAAGTTTGAccagaagaagaaagaagaagagataACTAAGTTGCAAGAGAAGTATGGGGTTGGTCTGGCCGCTAAAGATAAGTAG